One genomic window of Myxococcales bacterium includes the following:
- a CDS encoding aspartate kinase: protein MAVLVQKYGGSSVADVEKVGHVADRVVAARRAGWDVVVVVSAMGKSTDELLALAKRVAAASGAAREPREAPRRELDMLVSTGERVTMALLSIAISGRGEEAISFTGSQSGILTNDRHFDARIIEVRPHRIEDELARGRVVIVAGYQGMSYKREITTLGRGGSDTTAVALAAALSAHRCEIYSDVDGVYTADPRVVADAQHLPEVDFATLSEMSEAGAKVLNAQAVEWARRNKIALHARRTGDPVVPEGQPVRETVASPGAAPGARAVVGLDNVVRATVRGVAGPFLECAHEREVPLLDVLEQDEGDAFAVIPLLNVPDWSSARAALAPTLGGGSLDEELAYVSVVGDGLLNDRGLPRFASALASAGVRTLSRGGHALRLSALVRRADSAAAQRALHAAFVGSLAVG from the coding sequence ATGGCGGTGCTGGTCCAGAAGTACGGTGGCTCGTCGGTCGCCGACGTCGAGAAGGTGGGGCACGTGGCCGATCGGGTGGTCGCGGCGCGGCGCGCCGGGTGGGACGTGGTGGTCGTCGTGAGCGCCATGGGCAAGTCCACCGACGAGCTGCTTGCGCTCGCGAAGCGGGTGGCAGCGGCGAGCGGCGCGGCGCGCGAGCCGCGCGAGGCGCCGCGCAGAGAGCTCGACATGCTCGTCTCGACGGGCGAGCGCGTGACGATGGCGCTCCTGTCGATCGCGATCTCGGGCCGCGGCGAAGAGGCCATCAGCTTCACGGGGAGCCAGTCGGGCATCCTCACAAACGATCGGCACTTCGACGCGCGCATCATCGAGGTGCGACCCCACCGCATCGAGGACGAGCTCGCGCGCGGGCGGGTCGTGATCGTGGCTGGCTACCAGGGCATGAGCTACAAGCGCGAGATCACCACCCTCGGACGCGGAGGCTCCGACACGACCGCCGTGGCGCTCGCCGCCGCGCTCAGCGCCCATCGGTGCGAGATCTACAGCGATGTCGACGGGGTCTACACGGCCGATCCACGCGTGGTGGCCGACGCGCAGCACCTCCCTGAGGTCGACTTCGCGACGCTCTCCGAGATGAGCGAGGCCGGCGCGAAGGTGCTGAACGCCCAGGCCGTCGAGTGGGCGCGGCGCAACAAAATCGCGCTCCACGCGCGACGGACCGGCGATCCCGTGGTCCCTGAGGGGCAGCCCGTTCGTGAGACCGTGGCGTCGCCGGGCGCCGCGCCCGGGGCCCGGGCGGTGGTCGGCCTCGACAACGTCGTTCGCGCGACGGTGCGAGGCGTCGCGGGCCCGTTTCTCGAGTGCGCGCACGAGCGCGAGGTGCCGCTGCTCGACGTCCTCGAGCAGGACGAGGGCGATGCCTTCGCCGTGATCCCGCTCCTGAACGTGCCCGACTGGAGCTCCGCGCGGGCCGCGCTGGCGCCGACCCTCGGGGGCGGCTCGCTCGACGAGGAGCTGGCTTATGTGTCCGTGGTCGGTGACGGGCTCTTGAACGACCGCGGGCTGCCCCGGTTCGCCTCGGCGCTCGCGTCGGCTGGCGTGCGCACGCTGTCGCGAGGAGGTCACGCGCTGCGGCTCTCCGCGCTCGTCCGTCGCGCCGATTCGGCGGCCGCCCAGCGCGCCCTGCACGCGGCCTTCGTTGGCTCGTTGGCAGTCGGCTGA
- a CDS encoding RimK family alpha-L-glutamate ligase: protein MRLLVLSRNAALYSTSRLVLAARARGHEVSVIDPLDLQIAISRGRPEMYLGAGPIPHADLVVPRIGASITNYGLAVVRQFDMMGIPVLNTAVAIARSRDKLRSLQLLTRKDIDVPKTVCARSPDSVGTALQFIGGPPAIVKLQQGAQGIGTMIAETPAAVTSLLETLWAMGQDIILQEYIAESKGRDYRAIVVGGRLVAAMRRQAKKGEFRSNLHRGGAGVAVDLPDVYRRAAIDAARVMGLEVAGVDLLEGRDGPKILEINSSPGLEGIERTSGVDVAGAIIAHAERIHQRRAKRGHDSGLDGERRKRRLMPAKSGKLEKPRRKGPL from the coding sequence ATGCGACTGCTCGTTCTGTCTCGAAACGCGGCCCTCTACTCGACCAGCCGCCTCGTGCTCGCCGCCCGGGCGCGCGGACACGAGGTGAGCGTCATCGATCCGCTCGACCTCCAGATCGCCATCTCGAGGGGGCGCCCCGAGATGTACCTCGGCGCCGGGCCCATCCCGCACGCCGACCTCGTCGTGCCGCGCATCGGCGCGTCGATCACGAACTACGGGCTCGCGGTCGTGCGCCAGTTCGACATGATGGGCATCCCGGTGCTCAACACCGCCGTCGCGATCGCGCGCTCCCGCGACAAGCTGCGCAGCCTTCAGCTCCTCACACGCAAGGACATCGACGTCCCCAAGACCGTCTGCGCTCGGTCGCCCGACTCAGTGGGCACCGCGCTTCAATTCATCGGCGGGCCGCCCGCCATCGTGAAGCTTCAGCAGGGGGCGCAGGGCATCGGCACCATGATCGCCGAGACCCCGGCCGCGGTGACGTCGCTGCTCGAGACGCTCTGGGCCATGGGCCAAGACATCATCCTCCAGGAGTACATCGCCGAGTCGAAGGGGCGTGACTACCGCGCGATCGTCGTCGGCGGGCGTCTGGTCGCGGCGATGCGACGCCAAGCGAAGAAGGGCGAGTTCCGCTCGAACCTCCACCGCGGAGGCGCCGGCGTAGCCGTCGACCTCCCCGACGTGTACCGACGCGCCGCGATCGACGCAGCCCGGGTGATGGGCCTCGAGGTCGCGGGCGTCGATCTGCTCGAGGGGCGCGACGGCCCGAAGATCCTCGAGATCAACAGCTCGCCGGGCCTCGAGGGCATCGAGCGAACGAGCGGCGTGGACGTCGCAGGCGCGATCATCGCGCACGCCGAGCGCATCCATCAGCGACGCGCAAAGCGTGGTCACGACTCGGGCCTCGACGGCGAGCGCCGGAAGCGGCGGCTCATGCCCGCGAAGTCGGGGAAACTCGAGAAGCCACGGCGCAAAGGCCCCCTGTGA
- a CDS encoding enoyl-CoA hydratase/isomerase family protein, with product MITASRRGTTLVLTVDRPRSKNALTRATIAELTRAFSALPSDVRAVVLTGAGGTFVSGGDLRELRGVNDHATTRAFCDEGRAMCDAIEEAPAPVLCAIEGHALGGGAELACAADLRVMAEDAVLGFRQTRMGVTTAWGTWARLAAELGPSRAADLVLTARDLTAREALDLGLVQRTAAPGGALAEALVVAGEIAAGAPRAASAVKELLRASRRSPELRALERERFVDTWTSDDHARAVEAWFEGRPPRWGG from the coding sequence GTGATCACTGCATCCCGGCGCGGCACGACGCTGGTCCTCACGGTCGATCGCCCGCGCTCCAAGAACGCGCTCACGCGGGCCACGATCGCCGAGCTTACGCGGGCGTTCTCGGCCCTGCCGTCCGACGTGCGCGCTGTGGTCCTCACGGGCGCCGGCGGCACGTTCGTGTCCGGGGGCGATCTGCGCGAGCTCCGAGGCGTGAACGACCACGCCACGACGCGGGCCTTCTGCGACGAGGGGCGCGCGATGTGCGACGCGATCGAGGAGGCGCCGGCGCCCGTGCTCTGCGCGATCGAGGGGCACGCGCTGGGCGGCGGCGCGGAGCTCGCGTGCGCGGCGGATCTCCGCGTGATGGCCGAGGACGCCGTGCTCGGCTTCCGCCAGACGCGGATGGGGGTCACGACGGCCTGGGGCACCTGGGCGCGGCTGGCCGCGGAGCTCGGCCCCTCGCGCGCCGCAGACCTCGTCCTCACCGCACGCGATCTGACCGCGCGCGAGGCCCTCGACCTCGGGCTGGTGCAGCGCACCGCGGCCCCTGGCGGAGCCCTCGCCGAGGCGCTCGTCGTGGCCGGCGAGATCGCGGCAGGGGCCCCTCGCGCGGCCTCCGCCGTGAAGGAGCTGCTCCGGGCGTCGCGACGCTCGCCCGAGCTCCGGGCGCTCGAGCGCGAGCGGTTCGTCGACACGTGGACCTCGGACGACCACGCCCGCGCGGTCGAGGCGTGGTTCGAGGGACGCCCGCCTCGCTGGGGCGGGTAA
- a CDS encoding metallophosphoesterase family protein, which translates to MLILCLSDIHGNLDALRAVLATAERRSFHKLLVAGDLVFPGPTAEYVPGTALETWRRLSAANAVLVQGVSDRAVASLDTDHVVATSDHERLMLARLRQVRAELGDLVVERLRRLPTHARIPLEDGGELLLVHGSPADAAEPLTHDLDEEEASALIGVDGADVVVCGMSHVPYTRELGDLKIVNVGSVGEAPDGALDLPNGWKRPRVAHATWIESTPGALSIEHIAVPLDG; encoded by the coding sequence ATGCTGATCCTCTGCCTCTCCGACATCCACGGCAACCTCGACGCCCTCCGCGCGGTCCTCGCGACGGCCGAGCGTCGGAGCTTCCACAAGCTCCTCGTGGCCGGCGATCTGGTGTTCCCGGGCCCCACCGCGGAGTACGTGCCGGGTACGGCGCTCGAAACCTGGCGCCGGCTCTCGGCCGCGAACGCGGTGCTGGTGCAGGGGGTCTCCGACCGCGCGGTCGCGAGCCTCGACACCGACCACGTGGTCGCCACCTCCGACCACGAGCGGCTCATGCTGGCTCGCCTGCGTCAGGTGCGCGCCGAGCTCGGTGACCTCGTGGTGGAGCGCCTGCGGCGGCTGCCCACCCACGCGCGCATCCCCCTCGAAGACGGCGGCGAGCTGCTCCTCGTGCACGGCTCCCCCGCCGACGCGGCCGAGCCCCTCACGCACGACCTGGACGAGGAGGAGGCGAGCGCGCTCATCGGCGTCGACGGCGCCGACGTCGTGGTGTGTGGAATGAGCCACGTGCCGTACACGCGCGAGCTCGGCGACCTCAAGATCGTGAACGTAGGCAGCGTGGGCGAGGCCCCCGACGGCGCCCTCGACCTGCCGAACGGCTGGAAGAGGCCGCGCGTCGCGCACGCGACCTGGATCGAGAGCACGCCCGGCGCGCTGTCGATCGAGCACATCGCGGTGCCGCTCGACGGCTGA
- a CDS encoding LD-carboxypeptidase, which translates to MRPVLCHTPAVRLPEPLRPGDLVAVVAPSSPAPRGELLAGLAWLAQRYRVRVRADVLSREGYLAGSDARRAAELASALVDPEVRAVFCARGGYGLTRVLEGLPWAAFERSPRWLVGFSDITALHLEAQRRGVVSLHAANVTGLGRATPLERARLMALLERGAGEVWSDLESVHAPSGVARARGPAVGGNLTMLATQAAAGRLALPSGAVLFLEDVTERPYRLDRMLTSLRASGALSRLSAVVLGDFTECAPGPDGVTVEAVLAERTAALGVPVVAGAPFGHGTRNRPIPLGFTAVLEGPTLELRAPG; encoded by the coding sequence ATGCGCCCCGTGCTCTGCCACACTCCGGCCGTGCGCCTCCCCGAGCCGCTTCGCCCAGGCGATCTCGTCGCTGTCGTGGCCCCCTCGAGCCCCGCGCCGCGGGGCGAGCTGCTCGCCGGGCTCGCGTGGCTCGCGCAGCGCTACCGCGTCCGCGTCCGGGCCGACGTGCTCTCGCGCGAGGGGTACCTCGCGGGCAGCGACGCGAGGCGGGCCGCGGAGCTCGCCTCGGCCCTCGTCGATCCGGAGGTCCGGGCCGTGTTCTGCGCGCGCGGGGGGTACGGGCTCACCCGCGTCCTCGAGGGGCTCCCTTGGGCGGCGTTCGAGCGCAGCCCGCGCTGGCTCGTGGGCTTCTCGGACATCACCGCGCTGCACCTCGAGGCGCAGCGTCGCGGCGTCGTCAGCCTCCACGCGGCGAACGTCACGGGGCTCGGGCGCGCCACGCCCCTGGAGCGGGCGAGACTCATGGCCTTGCTGGAGCGCGGCGCCGGAGAGGTGTGGAGCGACCTCGAGAGCGTCCACGCCCCGAGCGGCGTCGCACGCGCGCGCGGCCCGGCCGTGGGGGGAAACCTGACCATGCTCGCGACCCAGGCGGCGGCGGGTCGCCTCGCCCTACCGAGCGGGGCCGTGCTGTTCCTCGAGGACGTCACGGAGCGCCCCTACAGGCTCGACCGCATGCTCACGTCCCTCCGCGCGAGCGGGGCGCTGAGCCGCCTCTCGGCGGTGGTCCTGGGCGACTTCACCGAGTGCGCGCCGGGCCCCGACGGCGTGACCGTGGAGGCCGTGCTCGCAGAGCGCACCGCCGCCCTCGGGGTGCCGGTCGTGGCCGGCGCGCCCTTCGGGCATGGGACGCGCAATAGGCCGATTCCATTGGGGTTTACCGCCGTTCTGGAAGGCCCCACGCTCGAGCTCCGCGCCCCCGGTTGA